One Halolamina litorea genomic window carries:
- a CDS encoding PAS domain-containing sensor histidine kinase, which yields MHSTSRRGRWLRGGAISLLGMLALALPAADLAPTVPDPWGPETLAGSLAVSSIAMSLLVGGAWLATREWETDHLNSVVVQTYGVTVAAAVLAGWATALWSTGDPTQYVIAIDGVLIAGLLAFATAVLNVEKERRSEAARRDETAHRELAMEVIDSSTVATIVVDADGRIAWLNAAAAETFDIDHESAVGRGRDAVLGEVLTPAQRIPDADDPAYRVRTAGEPQWVERSRHRIEDGLHAGGWIEEYPDVTEKREAFDALEGLARLPRETEDPDPVGRILDAGREYLDADYAAVTRLDGDRSIETVRSDTVDPTAGDAVPDLHIRSVEDVVDAGGLQTGSSDGPAGSDAVTGGFEFDHGAGSSFQTYVAAPVVVDVTERSSAGNQNAPRSGDADTVAVLTFLDRVGTPATAWERALTELLAAWVGYELGSDRRELAHERERLEFVNRVVRHNLLNGLNLVNARIEHLDAGVDGPEAEEHLSVIRSRVDEMTDLIDTIRAFMDAALHDRPLEPVPIRATLSEQLTRASKRYDATFDVHDLPDADLHVTADDVLGEVIGNVLENAVEHSDGEPEVEVWTTRASQRLPSDGVRDRRRTPAALSDGGRRESQRTLTIHVADDGPGIPDDQKRELLTAGEANLSDPGNGFGFYLVHEMMASYGGEVRIRDNDPHGTVVDLVFPVSEQPTP from the coding sequence ATGCACAGTACGAGCCGTCGCGGTCGGTGGCTCCGCGGCGGCGCGATCTCGCTGCTCGGGATGCTCGCGCTCGCGCTCCCCGCAGCGGACCTCGCCCCTACTGTTCCCGATCCGTGGGGACCGGAGACGCTCGCGGGGAGTCTCGCTGTCTCCAGCATCGCCATGTCCCTCCTCGTCGGCGGCGCGTGGCTCGCCACACGGGAGTGGGAGACCGACCACCTGAACAGCGTCGTCGTCCAGACGTACGGGGTGACCGTCGCCGCGGCCGTCTTGGCCGGGTGGGCGACGGCCCTCTGGAGCACGGGCGACCCGACCCAGTACGTTATCGCCATCGACGGCGTGTTGATCGCCGGCCTGTTGGCGTTCGCCACGGCCGTGTTGAACGTCGAGAAGGAGCGCCGCAGCGAGGCCGCCCGGCGGGACGAGACCGCCCACCGCGAACTCGCGATGGAGGTCATCGACTCCTCGACGGTCGCCACCATCGTCGTCGACGCCGACGGCCGGATCGCGTGGCTCAACGCGGCAGCCGCGGAGACGTTCGACATCGACCACGAGTCGGCCGTCGGCCGCGGGCGCGACGCCGTACTCGGCGAGGTTCTCACCCCTGCCCAGCGAATCCCCGACGCCGACGACCCGGCTTACCGGGTTCGTACCGCCGGGGAGCCACAGTGGGTCGAGCGCTCCCGCCACCGGATCGAGGACGGCCTCCACGCCGGCGGCTGGATCGAGGAGTACCCCGACGTGACCGAGAAGCGCGAGGCCTTCGACGCGCTCGAGGGGCTTGCCCGCCTCCCCAGAGAGACGGAGGACCCCGACCCCGTCGGCCGCATCCTCGACGCCGGCCGGGAGTACCTCGACGCCGACTACGCCGCCGTCACGCGACTGGACGGCGACCGCTCCATCGAAACCGTCCGCTCTGACACCGTCGACCCCACGGCCGGCGACGCCGTCCCCGACCTCCACATCCGCTCCGTCGAAGACGTGGTCGACGCCGGCGGACTCCAGACCGGATCGAGCGACGGCCCCGCCGGGAGCGACGCCGTCACCGGCGGCTTCGAGTTCGACCACGGTGCCGGCTCCTCCTTCCAGACGTACGTCGCCGCACCCGTCGTCGTCGACGTCACAGAGCGAAGCTCTGCGGGCAACCAGAACGCTCCGCGTTCTGGTGACGCCGACACCGTCGCGGTGCTCACCTTCCTCGACCGTGTCGGCACCCCGGCGACTGCGTGGGAGCGCGCGCTCACGGAACTGCTCGCGGCGTGGGTCGGCTACGAACTCGGGAGCGACCGGCGCGAACTCGCCCACGAGCGTGAGCGCCTCGAGTTCGTCAACCGCGTCGTCCGGCACAACCTTCTCAACGGGCTGAACCTCGTGAACGCCCGCATCGAACACCTCGACGCCGGCGTCGACGGCCCCGAGGCAGAGGAACACCTCTCGGTGATCCGGAGCCGCGTCGACGAGATGACCGACCTGATCGACACCATCCGGGCGTTCATGGACGCCGCGCTGCACGACCGGCCGCTCGAACCGGTGCCGATCCGGGCGACGCTCTCCGAACAGCTCACACGCGCCTCGAAGCGCTACGACGCCACCTTCGACGTACACGACCTCCCCGACGCCGACCTGCACGTCACCGCCGACGACGTACTCGGGGAAGTGATCGGGAACGTCCTCGAGAACGCCGTCGAACACAGCGACGGCGAACCCGAAGTCGAGGTCTGGACCACTCGGGCCAGCCAACGGCTCCCGAGCGACGGCGTCCGTGACCGTCGTCGGACGCCGGCGGCACTGAGCGACGGTGGTCGGCGCGAGAGCCAGCGAACGCTCACGATCCACGTCGCCGACGACGGCCCGGGGATCCCGGACGACCAGAAGCGGGAGTTGCTCACGGCCGGCGAGGCGAACCTCTCTGACCCCGGGAACGGGTTCGGCTTCTACCTCGTCCACGAGATGATGGCGAGCTACGGCGGCGAGGTGCGCATCAGGGACAACGACCCACACGGAACGGTGGTCGACCTCGTGTTCCCGGTCAGCGAACAGCCGACGCCCTGA
- a CDS encoding transcription initiation factor IIB — translation MSDKVQAYTSERAEAAKSEQETEDEQESVDELQCPECGGSLATDTEHGETVCQDCGLVVDEDSIDRGPEWRAFDSREKDEKSRVGAPTTNMMHDKGLSTNIGWQDKDAYGNQLSASQRQKMQRLRTWNERFRTRDSKERNLKQALGEIDRMASALGLPENVRETASVIYRRALSEDLLPGRSIEGVSTASLYAAARKAGTPRSLDEISAVSRVEKDEIARTYRYVVRELKLEIQPADPEQYVPRFASDLGLSDEAERRARQLLQTAKEQEVHSGKSPVGLAAAAVYAASLLTNEKVTQSEVSEVANISEVTIRNRYHELLEAEESIHMP, via the coding sequence ATGAGCGACAAAGTCCAAGCGTACACCAGCGAGCGTGCCGAGGCCGCAAAGAGCGAGCAAGAGACCGAGGACGAACAGGAGTCCGTCGACGAACTCCAGTGTCCCGAGTGCGGCGGCAGCCTCGCGACCGACACCGAACACGGCGAGACGGTCTGTCAGGACTGTGGCCTCGTCGTCGACGAGGACAGCATCGACCGCGGCCCCGAGTGGCGCGCGTTCGACTCCCGCGAGAAAGACGAGAAGTCCCGCGTCGGCGCCCCGACGACGAACATGATGCACGACAAGGGGCTCTCGACGAACATCGGCTGGCAGGACAAGGACGCCTACGGCAACCAGCTGTCGGCCAGCCAGCGACAGAAGATGCAGCGGCTTCGGACCTGGAACGAGCGGTTCCGGACCCGGGACTCGAAGGAGCGGAACCTCAAGCAGGCCCTCGGCGAGATCGACCGGATGGCGTCCGCCCTCGGCCTCCCGGAGAACGTCCGCGAGACCGCGTCCGTGATCTATCGGCGCGCGCTGAGCGAGGACCTCCTGCCGGGACGCTCGATCGAGGGTGTCTCGACGGCGAGCCTCTACGCGGCCGCCCGGAAGGCCGGGACCCCGCGCAGCCTCGACGAGATCTCCGCCGTCTCCCGCGTCGAGAAGGACGAGATCGCCCGAACCTACCGCTACGTGGTACGGGAGCTCAAACTCGAGATCCAGCCCGCCGACCCCGAACAGTACGTCCCCCGCTTCGCCAGCGACCTGGGCCTCTCCGACGAGGCCGAGCGCCGTGCGCGTCAGCTCCTCCAGACCGCGAAGGAACAAGAGGTCCACTCGGGCAAGTCGCCGGTCGGCCTCGCGGCCGCCGCCGTCTACGCCGCATCGCTGCTGACCAACGAGAAGGTGACCCAGTCGGAGGTCAGCGAGGTCGCCAACATCAGTGAAGTCACCATCCGTAACCGCTACCACGAGCTGTTGGAGGCCGAGGAGAGCATCCACATGCCCTGA
- a CDS encoding STAS/SEC14 domain-containing protein, with amino-acid sequence MYETLDRSEGRVIGFELHDEVTEADLNGILGEIERTIATQDRPVRVLLRFDDFPGVEFGALDEELGFWLEHGDDIDRHAVVSGSRLIEGLVAVEDRLTEMEIRQFDPDELAVAWAWLA; translated from the coding sequence ATGTACGAGACACTCGACCGCAGCGAGGGACGGGTGATCGGCTTCGAACTCCACGACGAGGTGACCGAAGCGGACTTGAACGGCATCCTCGGGGAGATCGAGCGGACCATCGCCACCCAGGACCGGCCGGTCCGGGTACTGTTGCGCTTCGACGACTTCCCCGGCGTCGAGTTCGGCGCACTCGACGAGGAACTCGGGTTCTGGTTGGAACACGGCGACGACATCGACCGCCACGCGGTGGTCTCGGGGAGCCGGCTGATCGAGGGGCTGGTGGCGGTCGAGGACCGCCTCACGGAGATGGAGATCCGCCAGTTCGACCCCGACGAACTCGCGGTGGCGTGGGCGTGGTTGGCGTAA
- a CDS encoding DUF7260 family protein — translation MPASYSLAPEIDGGVATCSGAFGCVEAVAGSVLALLLWAGLTTGLLFAPRANVRAAVSALEEEIATVVTEHDALSAFTTRVEKLPTAGPTTTVGAGGVGVVGAGSHSAGMAKLKEAYRDTVMAVDHYERDYNEPFADNFANEFGEGVAGAVLANERLSPQVKRAVLASAAESRTQRQQYRETLERERERLRSAGDALDRAATRSAELDGDRLRRRPFTELRDRYERLESERCALQSALETRQQELHEGVTFGWQRRDAESVYRYLYRDIDATYPVLADGARVLDRFDDVEHRLTTALTAKV, via the coding sequence ATGCCCGCTTCATACAGCCTCGCGCCGGAGATCGATGGCGGCGTCGCCACGTGTAGCGGCGCGTTCGGATGCGTCGAGGCTGTCGCGGGTTCGGTGCTTGCACTGCTGCTGTGGGCCGGCCTCACGACGGGGTTGCTGTTCGCCCCCCGAGCGAACGTCCGTGCCGCGGTCTCGGCGCTCGAAGAGGAGATCGCCACGGTCGTGACCGAACACGACGCCCTCTCGGCGTTCACCACCCGTGTGGAGAAACTCCCGACGGCGGGACCGACCACGACCGTCGGCGCCGGCGGCGTCGGCGTCGTCGGTGCCGGGAGCCACTCCGCCGGGATGGCGAAGCTCAAGGAGGCCTACCGCGACACCGTGATGGCGGTCGACCACTACGAAAGGGACTACAACGAGCCGTTCGCTGACAACTTCGCCAACGAGTTCGGCGAGGGGGTCGCCGGCGCCGTGCTGGCGAACGAACGCCTCTCCCCGCAGGTCAAGCGCGCCGTCCTCGCCAGTGCAGCCGAGAGCCGAACTCAGCGACAGCAGTACCGTGAGACACTCGAACGGGAGCGCGAACGGCTCCGCTCGGCCGGCGACGCGCTCGACCGTGCCGCCACCAGATCGGCCGAACTCGACGGGGACCGCCTCAGGCGTCGCCCGTTCACGGAGCTCAGGGACCGCTACGAACGACTCGAAAGCGAGCGGTGTGCGCTTCAGTCGGCCCTCGAAACCCGCCAGCAGGAACTTCACGAGGGCGTGACCTTCGGGTGGCAACGCCGCGATGCCGAGTCGGTGTACCGCTACCTCTACCGCGACATCGACGCCACGTACCCCGTGCTGGCCGACGGGGCGCGGGTTCTCGATCGGTTCGACGACGTGGAACACCGGCTCACGACGGCCCTGACTGCGAAGGTGTAA
- a CDS encoding EthD family reductase, with protein sequence MVKMVVLLVRKESLDYDAFREYWENEHVPLVEELPGVERYVTSHPTDPEKSAYDGVAEVYFEDMETLSAAFDSEAGQALQADAAEFSDQEAGETLFMEETEQFVA encoded by the coding sequence ATGGTCAAGATGGTCGTGCTGCTGGTCCGAAAGGAGTCGCTCGACTACGACGCGTTCCGGGAGTACTGGGAGAACGAACACGTCCCGCTGGTCGAGGAACTGCCCGGCGTCGAGCGCTACGTCACCTCCCACCCGACCGACCCCGAGAAGAGCGCCTACGACGGCGTCGCCGAGGTGTACTTCGAGGACATGGAGACACTGAGTGCGGCCTTCGACTCCGAGGCTGGACAGGCCCTGCAGGCGGACGCCGCGGAGTTCTCCGACCAGGAAGCCGGCGAGACCCTGTTCATGGAGGAGACCGAGCAGTTCGTCGCGTAG
- a CDS encoding DUF7344 domain-containing protein: MALSQRSTADGSGDLSQTEAFDILSNDRRRHALHYLIGRDEGAEIGELSEQIAAWENGENLEQVSSEERRRVYVSLHQTHLPRMDDAGLLQYENSRDTIELTERGESLRVYMEVVEGNEIPWSEFYLGLSALAAALVAALWVGAPPFGMVPDLGWMVGLVALFGTTSAVHVYYADQRRLGGDGAPPGIE, encoded by the coding sequence ATGGCCCTGTCCCAACGTTCCACCGCCGACGGCAGTGGAGATCTGAGTCAAACGGAGGCGTTCGACATACTCAGCAACGACAGGCGTCGCCACGCGCTCCACTACCTGATCGGACGAGATGAGGGGGCAGAGATCGGCGAACTCTCCGAACAGATCGCTGCTTGGGAGAACGGCGAGAACCTGGAGCAAGTGAGCTCCGAGGAGCGTCGGCGCGTCTACGTCTCGCTCCACCAAACGCATCTACCACGGATGGACGACGCCGGCCTCCTGCAGTACGAGAACTCACGAGACACGATCGAACTCACGGAGCGTGGGGAGTCCCTACGGGTCTACATGGAGGTCGTCGAGGGGAACGAGATCCCGTGGAGCGAGTTCTACCTCGGTCTCAGCGCGCTCGCGGCGGCGCTCGTCGCCGCCCTCTGGGTGGGAGCGCCGCCGTTCGGAATGGTGCCCGACCTCGGGTGGATGGTCGGGTTGGTCGCCCTGTTCGGCACTACCAGCGCGGTCCACGTCTACTACGCCGACCAGCGCCGTCTCGGGGGCGACGGTGCCCCGCCCGGCATCGAGTAA
- a CDS encoding TasA family protein: MSDDDSGSTIELNRRRVLAGLGTIGVASAGAGAGTMALFSDTESSSGNTVQAGTLDLTLGNGGSAPLSASNVAPGDSGTSVLQVNNEGSINGSLDVNVANVSPNDANPEPEQSLDGTRQFDIHYGFDNASPQNQVSLQSEFGGIATVEIDLSSDPVVVTADLPYALDPDGGSNDFDDSITFAFDADNDGVEDFQLAARDSDGSDTFELVYDDGSALPSGSRNRNQPVPSGYDVRLENGNKRFVVEVPAGDLADPFAITGQANLAAYSPSTSGSNLSIPLIPGFGYNNPPVAGTSPFDGTATKMVEIQSGELRTLADLLDVTVSVSSDAAASSNDTFVSAGKLNRLPMVDAEPNEPLDSGGSKYVIVEYELSPNVGNAVQNDSVDFDVEVELNQEDSQ; encoded by the coding sequence ATGTCCGACGACGACAGCGGTTCCACGATCGAGCTGAATAGGCGGCGAGTACTCGCAGGACTGGGCACCATCGGTGTCGCGTCTGCGGGGGCGGGCGCGGGGACGATGGCACTGTTCTCCGACACGGAGAGCAGTAGCGGGAACACGGTGCAGGCGGGGACCCTGGATCTGACCCTCGGCAACGGCGGCAGTGCGCCACTTTCGGCGTCAAACGTCGCCCCGGGCGATTCCGGAACGAGCGTCCTGCAGGTGAACAACGAGGGCTCGATCAACGGCTCCCTCGACGTCAACGTGGCGAACGTGTCCCCGAATGACGCCAACCCGGAGCCCGAGCAGTCCCTCGACGGCACTCGGCAGTTCGACATCCACTACGGGTTCGACAACGCGAGCCCGCAGAACCAGGTGTCGCTCCAGTCTGAGTTCGGCGGTATCGCGACGGTCGAGATCGACCTGAGTTCCGATCCCGTCGTCGTCACGGCCGACCTCCCCTACGCGCTGGACCCGGACGGAGGGAGCAACGATTTCGACGACTCGATCACGTTCGCGTTCGACGCCGACAACGACGGCGTCGAGGACTTCCAGCTGGCCGCGCGGGATTCAGACGGGAGCGACACGTTCGAGCTGGTCTACGACGACGGGAGCGCGCTGCCGTCCGGATCGCGCAACCGCAATCAGCCGGTCCCCTCCGGGTACGACGTCCGTCTCGAGAACGGTAACAAACGATTCGTGGTGGAGGTTCCGGCCGGCGACCTCGCTGACCCGTTCGCGATCACCGGTCAGGCGAACCTCGCTGCGTACTCCCCCAGTACTTCCGGGAGCAACCTCTCGATCCCGCTCATCCCCGGGTTCGGCTACAACAACCCGCCTGTGGCCGGGACGAGCCCGTTCGACGGGACCGCGACGAAGATGGTCGAGATCCAGTCGGGTGAGCTCCGGACGCTCGCGGATCTGTTGGACGTGACCGTCTCGGTCAGTTCAGACGCGGCAGCCAGCTCGAACGACACGTTCGTCTCGGCGGGCAAACTCAACCGTCTCCCGATGGTGGACGCGGAGCCGAACGAGCCTCTCGATTCGGGTGGCAGCAAGTACGTGATCGTCGAGTACGAGCTCTCCCCGAACGTGGGGAACGCGGTCCAGAACGACTCGGTGGACTTCGACGTGGAGGTCGAGCTCAACCAAGAGGACTCGCAGTAA
- a CDS encoding TasA family protein, with translation MSDDDSWSAEITRRRALGGMFTLGAAASAAGAGTMALFSDTESSTGNTVQAGTLDLTVNGSGSNAVVDVSNVAPGNTGSDSTRIRNDGTLPGYLTFGVAGFANPENGVNEPESGALLERDPRGASSGGDHTGELAQSLDIKMKLLVDGDPHYLVGDENEYELASEVRLGAYSLNGDSGPADLQLDAGQEIEFVTDYKISDNVRNEVQSDSVVIDLAFALMQERGQTVVPETREVDASTIGPKGNNAGVRFAVTNDFGQEATVSALHVQPANTDLELLSDLQGGSGYRNGNYDFGADVYVDADTDGWVDGGSGEFPVPGWIDLTADGYDDNADREAVIAAGNTATVSLYAFRQTEGSYPFDMTDEPVRVTLDVTLNDGTETFVPLTMTPE, from the coding sequence ATGAGCGACGACGACAGTTGGTCGGCGGAGATCACCCGACGGCGCGCGCTCGGCGGTATGTTCACGCTGGGCGCCGCCGCCTCGGCCGCGGGTGCAGGGACGATGGCGTTGTTCAGCGACACCGAATCGAGTACCGGAAACACAGTGCAGGCCGGCACGCTCGACCTCACGGTGAACGGCAGCGGCTCGAACGCCGTCGTCGACGTGTCGAACGTCGCTCCGGGCAACACCGGCAGCGACTCGACGAGGATCCGGAACGACGGCACGCTCCCTGGCTACCTCACGTTCGGCGTCGCCGGTTTCGCGAACCCCGAAAACGGCGTCAACGAGCCTGAATCGGGCGCCCTGCTGGAGCGTGATCCGCGTGGAGCCAGCTCCGGGGGCGACCACACCGGCGAGTTGGCACAGAGCCTGGACATCAAGATGAAGCTGCTCGTCGACGGTGACCCACACTACCTCGTCGGGGACGAGAACGAGTACGAACTGGCGTCCGAGGTTCGGCTCGGGGCCTACTCGCTGAACGGTGATTCGGGGCCCGCGGACCTGCAGCTCGATGCCGGACAGGAGATCGAGTTCGTGACGGACTACAAGATCTCCGACAACGTCCGCAACGAGGTCCAGAGCGATAGCGTCGTCATCGACCTCGCGTTCGCGCTCATGCAGGAGCGGGGACAGACGGTCGTTCCCGAGACCCGGGAAGTCGACGCGTCGACGATCGGTCCCAAAGGGAACAACGCCGGCGTTCGGTTCGCCGTGACGAACGACTTCGGGCAGGAGGCGACCGTCTCCGCGCTCCACGTCCAGCCCGCGAACACGGATCTCGAACTCTTGAGCGACCTCCAGGGCGGCTCCGGCTACCGAAACGGGAACTACGACTTCGGCGCCGACGTGTACGTCGATGCCGACACCGACGGCTGGGTCGACGGCGGGAGCGGCGAGTTCCCCGTCCCCGGTTGGATCGACCTGACGGCGGACGGCTACGACGACAACGCCGACCGGGAAGCGGTGATCGCGGCCGGCAACACCGCGACGGTGTCGCTCTATGCCTTCCGACAGACGGAAGGCAGCTACCCGTTCGACATGACCGACGAGCCGGTTCGTGTCACCCTCGACGTGACCCTGAACGACGGGACCGAGACGTTCGTACCGCTCACGATGACGCCCGAGTAG
- a CDS encoding TasA family protein yields MGNDHTDRPLSRRRLLTSLATIGGSLSAAGVGTWALLDDRERGAMTVQAGTVSLATGDGAVSPTITVDDVEAGASGAKRLELTNTGSLAAGLTVCVDSVTAGGSGPAPDESPIVDVVFNGCGQARLLFDRQPDSPVSVTVEHGDGDARSVEIGTDDLERDGDGWRFTYTRTGGKGGYIQRVLAADRRWDNDDCSKAGKSAPNPSDGAEPTDLAEHVSVSLGIDPASGAEETLFDDVPVEALADGATCHGASGTLGSGESAALVVDWDADASPARLDGRITIDLTVTLQT; encoded by the coding sequence ATGGGCAACGATCACACCGACCGACCGCTCTCGCGGCGGCGATTACTGACGAGTCTCGCCACCATCGGCGGCTCGCTGAGCGCCGCGGGCGTCGGGACGTGGGCGCTGCTTGACGACCGCGAACGGGGGGCGATGACGGTCCAGGCGGGGACCGTGTCGCTCGCTACCGGCGACGGCGCGGTCAGTCCCACCATCACCGTCGATGACGTCGAAGCCGGCGCGAGCGGGGCCAAGCGCCTCGAACTGACGAACACGGGCAGCCTCGCCGCCGGCCTCACGGTGTGCGTCGACAGCGTGACCGCCGGCGGGAGCGGACCGGCACCCGACGAGTCGCCGATCGTCGACGTGGTGTTCAACGGCTGCGGGCAGGCACGGCTGCTGTTCGATCGGCAGCCCGACTCGCCGGTGTCCGTGACCGTCGAACACGGCGACGGCGACGCCCGTTCCGTCGAGATCGGGACCGACGACCTCGAACGGGACGGCGACGGCTGGCGGTTTACGTACACCCGAACGGGCGGGAAGGGCGGCTACATCCAGCGCGTTCTCGCCGCCGACCGACGCTGGGACAACGACGACTGCTCGAAGGCCGGCAAGTCGGCTCCCAACCCCTCCGACGGGGCCGAACCCACCGACCTCGCCGAACACGTCTCGGTCTCGCTCGGGATCGACCCCGCGAGCGGTGCCGAGGAGACGCTGTTCGACGACGTTCCCGTGGAGGCCCTGGCCGACGGAGCGACCTGCCACGGCGCGTCGGGCACGCTCGGCAGCGGCGAGAGCGCCGCCCTCGTCGTCGACTGGGACGCCGACGCGTCGCCGGCCCGACTCGACGGCCGGATCACGATCGACCTGACTGTGACACTCCAAACATGA
- a CDS encoding signal peptidase I, translated as MKTPDLETVGAIVLVLAVLPFVAYAVPQAVGATNSYVVLSDSMSPEIRAGDVVIVDDVSSDSIGVGDVITYESADSDERITHRVVAVDASDGERRFETKGDANEEADPRPVPASAVIGVVQFHIPLIGHVISFASSDLGLLLFVVLPASALAISEVYSLYRDATGGGSTEPTETTPDSRQDHGGDD; from the coding sequence ATGAAGACCCCGGACCTCGAAACGGTCGGTGCCATCGTGCTCGTGCTCGCGGTGCTCCCCTTCGTCGCCTACGCGGTCCCACAGGCCGTCGGCGCGACGAACAGCTACGTGGTTCTCTCGGACAGCATGTCCCCGGAGATCCGGGCCGGCGACGTGGTGATCGTCGACGACGTGTCGAGCGACTCGATCGGCGTCGGCGACGTGATCACCTACGAGTCGGCCGACTCGGACGAGCGGATCACCCACCGCGTGGTCGCCGTCGACGCGTCGGACGGCGAACGGCGGTTCGAGACGAAGGGGGACGCCAACGAGGAGGCCGACCCGCGCCCGGTTCCGGCGAGTGCCGTGATCGGCGTCGTCCAGTTCCACATCCCCCTCATCGGCCACGTGATATCGTTCGCCAGCTCCGACCTCGGCCTGTTGCTGTTCGTCGTCCTCCCGGCGTCGGCGCTCGCGATCTCCGAGGTATACTCGCTCTACCGCGACGCCACCGGCGGGGGCAGTACCGAACCAACGGAGACGACCCCGGACAGTCGGCAGGATCACGGAGGGGACGACTGA
- a CDS encoding CaiB/BaiF CoA transferase family protein has translation MTDDSTGPLDGVTVLDASRVLAGPFCGMQLGDLGADVIKVERPDGGDQTRGWTPPSFGEGAGSYYASINRNKRSITLNLASEAGRGAFRDLAAEADVVLENFRVGKAAEWGLDYESLREENPGLVYCSITGYGQTGPKAERPAYDLMMQAEAGMMSITGEEGRPPVRVGVAVADLAAGMYAAQSVLAALFQREFADDGEEKTGDRIDVALFDALLAWLSYMATDGFASGEAPGRMGSRHPNIAPYQAFETADGYVVVACASEAIWYRLCEALDRPELFEDPRFETNEKRVENREELEATLTDAFADSTVDEVVELLRENDVPVGRIRDVLEAFDDPQAEARGMYQRVPHPTAGEVQLPGSPMRFSEYAADARRHPPLLGEHTEEVLAETGYSEDRIAELRENGVL, from the coding sequence ATGACCGACGACTCGACCGGACCGCTCGACGGCGTGACGGTGCTCGACGCCTCGCGCGTGCTCGCTGGCCCGTTCTGCGGGATGCAGTTGGGCGACCTGGGTGCCGACGTGATCAAGGTCGAACGCCCCGACGGCGGCGACCAGACCCGCGGCTGGACCCCGCCGAGTTTCGGCGAGGGCGCCGGCTCCTACTACGCCAGCATCAACCGGAACAAGCGCTCGATCACGCTCAACCTCGCCAGCGAGGCCGGCCGCGGGGCGTTCCGCGACCTCGCCGCCGAGGCCGACGTGGTGCTGGAGAACTTCCGCGTGGGCAAGGCCGCCGAGTGGGGGCTGGACTACGAGAGCCTCCGCGAGGAGAACCCCGGGCTGGTCTACTGCTCGATCACCGGCTACGGCCAGACCGGACCGAAAGCCGAACGGCCGGCGTACGACCTGATGATGCAGGCCGAGGCGGGGATGATGAGCATCACCGGCGAGGAGGGGCGTCCCCCCGTCCGCGTCGGCGTGGCCGTCGCCGACCTCGCGGCGGGGATGTATGCGGCCCAGTCGGTGCTGGCGGCGCTGTTCCAGCGGGAGTTCGCCGACGACGGTGAGGAGAAGACGGGGGACCGGATCGACGTGGCGCTGTTCGACGCGCTTCTGGCGTGGCTCAGCTACATGGCGACCGACGGCTTCGCCTCGGGCGAGGCGCCGGGGCGGATGGGCTCGCGCCACCCCAACATCGCGCCCTATCAGGCGTTCGAGACGGCGGACGGCTACGTCGTCGTCGCTTGTGCGAGCGAGGCGATCTGGTACCGGCTCTGTGAGGCGCTCGACCGGCCCGAACTGTTCGAAGACCCCCGGTTCGAGACCAACGAGAAGCGCGTCGAGAACCGCGAGGAACTGGAGGCGACGCTCACCGACGCCTTCGCCGACAGCACCGTCGACGAAGTGGTCGAACTGCTCCGGGAGAACGACGTGCCCGTCGGTCGCATCCGTGACGTGCTGGAGGCCTTCGACGACCCTCAAGCAGAGGCTCGCGGCATGTACCAGCGCGTCCCGCACCCCACGGCGGGCGAGGTCCAACTACCGGGGTCGCCGATGCGGTTCAGCGAGTACGCCGCTGACGCTCGCCGCCACCCGCCACTACTGGGTGAACACACCGAGGAGGTGCTGGCGGAGACGGGCTACAGCGAGGATCGGATCGCCGAACTCCGCGAGAACGGCGTGCTCTGA